A portion of the Thiohalomonas denitrificans genome contains these proteins:
- a CDS encoding PAS domain S-box protein, with product MEPHASTIHLKVLLVEDSEDDAFLLMRELRKGGYSPEYRQVDCLSDVETALSESWDLVLSDYSLPGFTALDVLRLLGRFALDLPFIVVSGAVGEETVINTIHAGAHNYIMKDNLARLNSAVERELGEAEGRRQRRRAELALQQSEEHFRQLAGNIDGVLWLIDLDEERMIYVNPGFEQIWERPATTLFGALDEFLDFVHPEDYDRIESILVEKGWVGLNDEYRIQRPDGSERWLATHSFPIRDESGRIYRCAGLTRDVTARKQAEQEREKLFRALEQTADMVMITNRDGVIEYVNAAFEDVTGYQRQDVTGKQPSILSSGIQDPDFFTRMWRALTNGLPFTDLFINRRKDGDLYYEAKTITPVRDEHGDVTHFVATGKDVTRRLARQESLQHLVGRDALTGLGNRVLFVERLSRGLLSARRTNESLAVMCVGIDLSGLLGEAQMEDLGERLLTAAAHRIKKNLDRAEGLARLKREQFAAIISGVDDSAELEVIAQQLIDAFSEPVEADGYQLFLTLSVGISVFPNDGEETESLMRHAETAMQHTRATDRAGYGFFNSGMSFSRGEKPLSS from the coding sequence ATGGAACCTCACGCGAGCACGATCCATCTAAAAGTTCTCCTTGTCGAGGATTCCGAAGACGATGCGTTCCTCCTTATGCGCGAACTGCGCAAGGGTGGCTACAGTCCCGAATACCGCCAAGTGGACTGCTTGAGCGACGTCGAGACCGCTCTTTCGGAGAGCTGGGATCTCGTGCTGTCCGACTACAGTCTGCCCGGCTTCACCGCCCTCGACGTGCTCCGCCTTTTGGGGCGCTTCGCGCTGGATCTTCCCTTTATCGTCGTCTCCGGGGCGGTCGGCGAGGAGACCGTGATCAATACGATCCACGCCGGTGCCCACAACTACATCATGAAGGACAATCTGGCCCGGCTGAACTCGGCAGTAGAGAGAGAGCTGGGGGAGGCGGAGGGGCGTCGGCAGCGTCGTCGGGCGGAACTGGCGCTGCAGCAGAGTGAAGAGCATTTTCGACAGCTGGCCGGCAACATCGATGGCGTGCTCTGGCTGATCGATCTGGACGAAGAACGGATGATTTACGTCAATCCGGGATTTGAGCAGATCTGGGAGCGTCCCGCGACCACGCTTTTCGGGGCACTCGACGAGTTCCTCGATTTCGTCCATCCCGAGGACTATGACCGTATTGAATCCATTTTGGTGGAGAAAGGCTGGGTAGGCCTGAACGACGAGTATCGTATCCAGCGACCCGATGGCAGCGAGCGCTGGCTGGCCACTCATTCGTTTCCGATTCGCGATGAATCGGGACGGATATATCGATGTGCCGGCCTGACCCGTGACGTGACTGCACGTAAACAGGCCGAGCAGGAGCGTGAAAAGCTGTTTCGGGCCCTGGAGCAGACGGCCGATATGGTCATGATCACGAACCGGGATGGTGTTATCGAGTATGTGAATGCCGCGTTTGAGGATGTGACCGGCTATCAACGCCAGGATGTCACCGGGAAACAGCCCAGCATTCTCAGCTCCGGTATACAGGACCCCGATTTCTTCACCCGTATGTGGCGGGCGCTCACCAACGGCTTGCCATTTACCGATCTGTTCATCAACCGTCGCAAGGATGGCGATCTCTACTACGAGGCCAAAACCATCACTCCGGTCCGTGATGAGCACGGTGACGTAACCCATTTCGTAGCCACTGGCAAGGATGTGACCCGTCGTCTGGCCCGTCAGGAGTCGCTTCAACACCTGGTGGGGCGGGATGCGCTCACCGGCCTGGGCAACCGGGTGCTGTTTGTCGAACGCCTCTCCAGGGGACTGCTGAGCGCTCGCAGGACCAACGAGTCTCTGGCCGTGATGTGCGTCGGAATCGATCTGTCGGGACTGCTGGGTGAGGCACAGATGGAGGACCTCGGCGAACGTCTTTTGACTGCGGCGGCCCATAGAATCAAGAAGAATCTCGACCGTGCCGAGGGACTCGCGCGCCTGAAACGGGAGCAGTTCGCTGCGATCATCTCCGGGGTGGATGACTCGGCTGAGCTGGAAGTGATCGCGCAGCAGTTGATTGACGCCTTCTCCGAACCGGTGGAAGCCGACGGCTACCAGCTGTTCCTGACGCTCAGTGTCGGCATCAGCGTTTTCCCCAACGACGGGGAAGAGACCGAATCCCTCATGCGGCACGCCGAAACCGCCATGCAGCACACCCGGGCTACGGATCGGGCCGGTTACGGCTTCTTCAACTCGGGCATGTCCTTCTCACGGGGTGAAAAGCCGCTTTCCAGTTAG
- a CDS encoding YbgA family protein: MNRSRLLKLGVSSCLLGEAVRFDGNHKLDAYITGTLGRFFDFVSICPEVAIGLGVPRPAIRLEGDPVHPRLVGVHDKSLDATDAMNAFSARQLQTLDELSGYILKNRSPSCGMERVKVYGEHGQVRYGSGLFARALMTAYPLLPVEEEGRLGDPDLRDNFLERVFAFRRWQNLLATGLTTRALLHFHTIHKLSLMAHEAEAYRELGRMMAAAGKRPLAQLADEYIEAFMRALRNPATTKRQTNVLHHLMGYLKNSLQREDKVELLEIIEAYRQEQIPLVVPITLLKHHFRHYPHPYVAEQVYLNPPPEEMLLRRGGV; the protein is encoded by the coding sequence GTGAACCGGTCCAGGCTCTTGAAATTGGGCGTCAGCAGCTGTCTTTTGGGCGAGGCGGTCCGTTTCGATGGCAATCACAAGCTGGACGCCTACATCACCGGAACCCTGGGTCGGTTCTTCGACTTCGTGTCGATCTGTCCCGAAGTTGCCATCGGTCTGGGGGTCCCGCGTCCCGCTATTCGCCTAGAAGGCGACCCCGTGCACCCGCGCCTGGTGGGAGTCCATGACAAGAGTCTCGACGCCACCGATGCCATGAACGCCTTCAGTGCCCGCCAGCTCCAGACACTGGATGAGCTTTCCGGGTATATCCTGAAGAACCGATCACCAAGCTGCGGCATGGAACGGGTGAAGGTGTATGGTGAACACGGCCAGGTGCGATACGGCTCCGGCCTGTTCGCCCGGGCATTGATGACCGCCTATCCCCTACTGCCTGTGGAAGAGGAGGGTCGGCTGGGCGATCCGGACTTGCGCGACAATTTTCTCGAGCGGGTGTTTGCCTTCCGGCGCTGGCAGAACCTGCTGGCGACCGGGCTCACCACACGTGCACTGCTTCATTTTCATACCATCCACAAACTGAGTCTGATGGCCCATGAAGCGGAAGCGTACCGGGAGTTGGGGCGCATGATGGCCGCCGCCGGCAAGCGGCCTCTGGCGCAGCTGGCGGACGAATACATCGAAGCCTTTATGAGGGCCCTGAGAAACCCCGCAACCACCAAACGCCAGACGAACGTGCTTCACCACCTGATGGGATACCTGAAAAACTCGCTGCAGCGGGAAGACAAAGTGGAGCTGCTGGAGATCATCGAGGCCTACCGGCAGGAACAGATCCCCCTCGTGGTACCGATCACACTCCTGAAACACCATTTCCGGCACTACCCGCACCCCTACGTGGCCGAACAGGTCTACCTGAATCCCCCTCCGGAAGAGATGCTACTGCGCCGCGGAGGCGTCTGA
- a CDS encoding Lon protease family protein, whose product MTTEPLAASALFHPCDAGQFEFETTAELEELTEIIGQRRALEAVHFGVGMRREGYNLYVMGPSGMGKHTLIERFLGEKAAARPTPPDWVYVNNFDQPHKPRSLRLPAGQGRRLREDMEHFIEELTGSIPAAFEGDEYRTHIQGIEDELKERQEHAFNELSEEAAKHDIKLFRTPSGFAFAPMRDGEVVGPDEFAKWPREAQQHTEEIVANLQEKLQRVIQQIPVWRREVRDRIKALNREVTMSVVGHLIDELKQRYTDLPDVTAYLDAVRQDVVDNVKDFLKGEESENIPGQPQESDPRVLHRYKVNVVVDHSTTEGAPVTYLDNPTYLNLVGRAEHLAQYGALVTDFTLLKPGAFHEASGGYLILDAHKLLTQVYAWEGLKRALYSNEIRIESLEKMLSLVSTVSLEPEPIPLDVKVVILGDRFIYYLLHAYDPDFAELFKVAADFEGHIDRTRESQALYARLIATLAKKEQMRPFDRGAIARVIEHGARLVEDSEKLTTHMRSIADTLREADYWAGEAGRDTVTAEDIQTAIDHYVYRSSRVREQIQEAIQRNTIYIETEGAEVGQINGLSVLAMGQYAFGQPSRITATVHIGEGHVVDIEREVEMGGPIHSKGVLILSSFLASRYAQDHPLSLSASLVFEQSYGGVDGDSASLAELCALISALSGIPIKQSFAMTGSVDQHGKVQPIGGVNEKIEGFFDVCRARGLNGEQGVLIPASNVKHLMLRSDIVEAAGQGQFHVYPVENVDQAISLLTGKAAGERDEEGNYPEDTLNALVQNRLTEMSLVRQTFADQAKDKPKDDEGGIKLDEPS is encoded by the coding sequence ATGACTACCGAACCGCTTGCTGCCAGTGCGCTTTTCCACCCCTGCGATGCCGGCCAGTTCGAATTCGAAACTACGGCCGAGCTCGAAGAACTGACCGAGATCATCGGTCAGCGACGCGCGCTGGAGGCCGTCCATTTCGGGGTCGGGATGCGGCGCGAGGGATATAATCTCTACGTGATGGGCCCGTCGGGGATGGGCAAACACACCCTCATCGAACGCTTTCTGGGTGAAAAGGCCGCCGCCCGGCCTACTCCCCCCGACTGGGTCTACGTCAACAATTTCGACCAGCCCCACAAGCCCCGCTCCCTGCGTCTTCCTGCCGGTCAGGGGCGCCGCCTGCGTGAAGATATGGAGCACTTTATCGAGGAGCTAACCGGCTCCATTCCGGCGGCTTTCGAAGGCGACGAATACCGGACCCATATCCAGGGCATCGAAGATGAACTGAAGGAGCGGCAGGAACACGCCTTCAACGAACTCTCGGAAGAGGCGGCCAAACACGACATCAAGCTATTTCGTACCCCCAGCGGCTTTGCCTTCGCGCCCATGCGCGACGGGGAGGTGGTTGGGCCCGACGAGTTCGCCAAGTGGCCCAGGGAGGCGCAGCAGCATACGGAGGAGATTGTCGCCAACCTCCAGGAGAAGCTTCAGCGGGTGATCCAGCAGATCCCGGTCTGGCGACGTGAGGTGCGGGACCGCATCAAGGCTCTTAATCGTGAAGTCACCATGTCCGTGGTGGGTCACCTCATCGACGAACTCAAGCAGCGCTACACCGATTTGCCCGACGTGACCGCCTATCTGGATGCGGTTCGCCAGGACGTGGTGGACAACGTCAAGGACTTCCTCAAGGGTGAGGAGAGCGAGAACATCCCCGGCCAGCCGCAGGAATCGGACCCGCGCGTCCTCCACCGCTACAAGGTCAATGTGGTGGTCGATCACAGCACCACGGAGGGGGCTCCGGTCACCTATCTCGATAACCCGACCTATCTGAACCTGGTGGGCCGGGCCGAGCATTTGGCCCAATACGGCGCCCTGGTGACCGATTTCACCCTCCTCAAACCGGGCGCATTCCACGAGGCGAGTGGAGGCTATCTCATCCTCGACGCTCACAAGCTCCTCACCCAGGTCTATGCCTGGGAGGGGCTGAAACGGGCCCTCTACTCCAATGAAATCCGCATCGAATCGCTGGAGAAGATGCTCAGTCTGGTCAGTACCGTGTCACTGGAGCCCGAGCCCATCCCGCTGGATGTCAAGGTGGTCATCCTCGGTGATCGCTTTATCTACTATCTGTTGCATGCCTACGACCCGGACTTTGCCGAGCTGTTCAAGGTTGCTGCCGATTTCGAAGGTCACATTGACCGAACCCGGGAGAGCCAGGCACTGTACGCCCGGCTTATCGCCACCCTGGCCAAAAAGGAGCAGATGCGGCCCTTCGACCGTGGGGCGATTGCCCGGGTTATCGAGCATGGGGCGAGGCTGGTGGAGGATTCGGAAAAACTGACCACCCACATGCGCTCCATCGCCGATACCCTGCGTGAGGCAGACTACTGGGCCGGCGAGGCGGGCCGCGATACGGTCACCGCGGAAGACATCCAGACCGCCATCGACCACTACGTCTATCGCTCTTCCCGGGTCCGGGAACAGATTCAGGAGGCCATCCAGCGCAATACCATCTATATCGAGACCGAAGGTGCCGAGGTCGGCCAGATCAACGGATTGTCGGTTCTTGCGATGGGACAATATGCGTTTGGTCAACCGTCCCGGATCACCGCGACGGTACATATCGGCGAGGGGCATGTGGTCGATATCGAGCGCGAGGTGGAGATGGGCGGCCCCATACACTCGAAAGGCGTGCTCATTCTCTCCTCGTTCCTGGCATCCCGGTATGCACAGGACCATCCGCTGTCCCTTTCGGCGAGTCTGGTGTTCGAGCAGTCCTACGGAGGCGTTGATGGTGACAGCGCCTCACTGGCGGAGTTGTGCGCCTTGATCTCGGCGCTGTCGGGAATCCCGATCAAGCAATCGTTTGCCATGACCGGTTCGGTCGATCAGCATGGAAAAGTTCAGCCCATCGGCGGTGTCAACGAGAAGATCGAGGGCTTTTTCGATGTCTGCCGGGCCCGTGGTCTGAATGGTGAACAGGGCGTGCTGATCCCGGCCTCGAATGTCAAACACCTGATGCTGCGTTCGGATATCGTGGAAGCCGCCGGACAGGGGCAGTTCCATGTCTATCCGGTGGAGAACGTGGATCAGGCCATATCCCTGCTCACCGGAAAGGCAGCCGGAGAGAGAGACGAGGAAGGGAACTACCCGGAAGACACGCTTAACGCCCTGGTGCAAAATCGGCTTACCGAGATGTCGCTGGTCCGGCAGACCTTTGCCGACCAGGCGAAGGATAAACCCAAAGACGACGAGGGCGGGATAAAACTCGATGAACCATCCTGA
- a CDS encoding high-potential iron-sulfur protein: MTDNSNNAARRAFIKTVAVFPIAAAVGFAGRAVAAPVSEEDPTARSLEYTRESGVDGQSCSNCALYQGGDAPEGDCPLFPGDQVVASGWCKSWAPKS, encoded by the coding sequence ATGACCGACAACAGTAACAACGCCGCCCGCCGCGCGTTTATCAAAACCGTTGCAGTCTTTCCAATTGCTGCTGCGGTGGGTTTTGCTGGACGTGCAGTAGCGGCACCGGTATCCGAGGAGGATCCGACCGCCAGGTCCCTGGAGTACACCAGAGAGAGTGGGGTGGATGGCCAGAGCTGTTCAAACTGCGCCCTCTACCAGGGCGGCGATGCTCCAGAAGGTGACTGCCCGCTTTTCCCGGGGGATCAGGTGGTGGCCAGCGGCTGGTGCAAATCCTGGGCACCGAAATCCTGA
- a CDS encoding PAS domain S-box protein, whose protein sequence is MMDKIEEAATDYSGPGLAGPAPAITEPVFVLGPDGSILDYSRATAALTEFTSKDFFDLLHPDDHSTFLSALDMRGSESSVKARIVTPGGHRLCRWSLMATGAGVTLAIAKPLNDSAEVEDLPAEAELADALFRSENTVGLVLDSRGYIVRFSPGAERLSGLPAQEVLGVAIWKTVIAPEYADEVRRCFELPLKNRQWMQDIIWRTAEGGRRRLSCSITAVGGDDLRAEYFVANAVDLTECCTAQRQLAEAEERYRRMVEISFELEVTQCEGVIVSMNQSGAEFLGADSAEAFIGRPINSLYAPDCRETVSQRAQLAIERWEPAPLEERDMLRLDGSTVTVEVAAIPMNYEGRPATHAVIRDISGRKANERELLRYREHLEELVAQRTTELVAVNRELETFSHSVSHDLHAPLRAINGFVGVLLEDFGEQFRGEALHYLGRVAANTERMAGIIDNLMLLSRVTRQQMEQHPVDLTEVGRSVLEELRVAEPERQTEVFFDENMQTIGDPALLRVVVQNLLGNAWKYSAREAAPRIEFRTEKDGEGRRYFCVRDNGVGFDMTHAKDLFGAFNRFHSPSEFKGDGIGLATVKRIILRHGGEVWAHSREGEGACFCFRLPGVKKS, encoded by the coding sequence ATGATGGACAAAATTGAAGAAGCCGCGACCGACTACAGCGGACCAGGATTGGCAGGGCCCGCTCCTGCTATCACCGAACCGGTATTCGTGCTCGGCCCGGACGGTTCGATTTTGGATTACAGCCGAGCTACTGCTGCACTGACGGAGTTCACTTCGAAAGACTTCTTCGACCTGCTTCATCCCGACGACCACTCTACGTTTTTGTCCGCTCTCGACATGAGAGGTTCCGAGTCGAGCGTCAAGGCACGCATTGTCACCCCCGGGGGGCACCGCTTGTGCCGCTGGTCGCTCATGGCTACCGGGGCTGGAGTAACCCTCGCTATCGCCAAGCCCCTGAATGACTCCGCGGAGGTCGAAGACCTTCCGGCAGAGGCGGAATTGGCCGACGCGCTGTTTCGCTCTGAAAACACAGTAGGACTGGTGCTGGACAGCAGAGGCTACATCGTGCGCTTCAGTCCTGGCGCCGAACGGCTAAGTGGCTTGCCGGCCCAGGAGGTACTTGGAGTCGCCATCTGGAAAACGGTAATTGCTCCGGAGTACGCGGATGAGGTCCGTCGCTGTTTCGAGTTGCCGCTCAAGAACCGCCAGTGGATGCAGGACATCATTTGGAGGACGGCGGAAGGCGGACGGCGACGGCTCTCCTGCTCCATTACTGCGGTCGGTGGTGATGATCTGCGGGCAGAGTACTTTGTGGCCAATGCTGTCGATCTGACAGAGTGCTGTACTGCCCAGCGACAGCTCGCCGAGGCGGAAGAGCGCTATCGCCGAATGGTGGAGATCTCGTTTGAACTCGAAGTTACCCAGTGTGAAGGCGTGATTGTCTCCATGAACCAGAGCGGTGCCGAATTTCTCGGTGCCGATTCAGCAGAGGCGTTCATCGGTCGGCCTATCAACAGTCTCTATGCGCCCGACTGTCGTGAAACTGTTTCACAGAGGGCGCAGCTGGCTATCGAAAGATGGGAACCGGCTCCACTGGAGGAGCGTGACATGCTGCGACTCGATGGCAGCACGGTAACGGTAGAAGTGGCCGCGATACCGATGAACTACGAGGGTCGACCGGCTACCCATGCGGTGATTCGGGATATTTCCGGCCGCAAGGCGAACGAGCGCGAACTGCTTCGCTATCGGGAACATCTGGAGGAACTGGTGGCCCAGCGAACCACAGAGCTGGTGGCGGTCAACCGGGAACTGGAGACATTCAGTCACTCGGTGTCCCATGATTTGCACGCACCATTGCGCGCCATCAACGGCTTTGTCGGAGTCCTGCTGGAGGATTTTGGTGAACAATTCCGGGGAGAAGCGCTCCACTACCTGGGCCGTGTGGCCGCCAATACTGAACGGATGGCCGGGATTATTGACAATCTCATGCTCCTTTCCCGGGTCACGCGGCAGCAGATGGAGCAGCATCCGGTGGATTTGACGGAAGTGGGGCGCAGCGTGCTGGAAGAACTGCGGGTTGCCGAACCGGAGCGTCAGACGGAAGTGTTTTTCGATGAAAATATGCAGACCATCGGTGATCCGGCCCTGCTGCGGGTGGTGGTTCAAAACCTTCTCGGCAATGCCTGGAAGTATTCGGCGCGGGAAGCGGCGCCACGGATTGAATTTCGTACCGAGAAGGACGGTGAAGGGCGGCGCTATTTCTGTGTGCGTGATAACGGTGTCGGCTTTGACATGACTCACGCGAAGGATCTGTTCGGCGCCTTTAACCGCTTTCATAGCCCATCGGAATTCAAGGGTGACGGAATTGGACTGGCGACGGTGAAGCGAATCATTCTGCGCCACGGTGGCGAGGTCTGGGCCCACAGTCGTGAAGGTGAAGGCGCCTGTTTCTGCTTCCGCCTTCCGGGCGTAAAGAAGAGTTAA
- the ettA gene encoding energy-dependent translational throttle protein EttA, with protein sequence MAQYIYTMNRVSKVVPPKRTILENISLSFFPGAKIGVLGLNGAGKSSLLRVMAGIDTEIEGEARPQPGIKIGYLPQEPQLDPEKDVRGNVEEAVKPIKDALDRLDAVYTAYADPDADFDALAKEQGELEALIQATDGHDLERHLEIAADALRLPPWDADVTKLSGGERRRVALCKLLLEKPDMLLLDEPTNHLDAESVAWLERFLHDYSGTVVAVTHDRYFLDNVAGWILELDRGHGIPWEGNYSSWLEQKEKRLEMEQKQEQARVKTMKQELEWVRSNPKGRQSKSKARLSRFDEMASREYQKRNETNELFIPPGPRLGDVVVEADKIRKGFGDRLLVEDMSFDLPRGGIVGVIGPNGAGKTTLFRMLTGEEKPDGGELRIGDTVKLAYVDQSRDALDAKKSVWEEISDGRDIITVGDFELNSRAYASRFNFKGADQQKRVGDLSGGERNRLHLAKLLQSGGNLLLLDEPTNDLDVETLRALEEAILEFPGCVVVISHDRWFLDRVATHILAFEGDSQVTWFEGNYADYEADRKRRLGDEAANPHRIKYKPLKV encoded by the coding sequence ATGGCCCAGTACATCTATACCATGAATCGTGTCTCCAAGGTGGTACCGCCAAAGCGGACCATTCTGGAGAATATCTCCCTCTCTTTTTTCCCGGGCGCCAAAATCGGCGTGCTGGGCCTCAACGGTGCCGGTAAATCCTCGCTGCTGCGCGTCATGGCGGGCATCGATACCGAGATTGAGGGCGAAGCGCGTCCGCAACCGGGAATCAAGATCGGCTACCTGCCCCAAGAACCGCAGCTCGATCCCGAAAAGGATGTACGCGGGAACGTGGAAGAGGCCGTCAAGCCGATCAAGGACGCGCTGGACCGTCTGGATGCGGTCTATACCGCCTATGCCGACCCTGATGCCGATTTCGACGCCCTCGCCAAGGAGCAGGGCGAACTCGAGGCGCTGATTCAGGCCACCGACGGCCACGACCTCGAACGTCACCTGGAGATCGCCGCCGACGCCCTGCGCCTCCCTCCCTGGGATGCCGATGTCACCAAACTGTCGGGCGGTGAACGCCGCCGCGTGGCGCTTTGCAAGCTGCTGCTGGAGAAGCCGGACATGCTGCTGCTGGATGAGCCCACCAACCACCTGGATGCCGAGTCAGTAGCCTGGCTGGAGCGCTTCCTGCATGACTACAGCGGCACCGTGGTGGCGGTCACCCATGACCGCTATTTCCTCGATAACGTCGCCGGCTGGATCCTGGAACTGGATCGCGGCCACGGTATTCCCTGGGAGGGCAACTACTCCTCCTGGCTGGAGCAGAAGGAGAAGCGCCTGGAGATGGAGCAAAAGCAGGAGCAGGCACGCGTAAAAACGATGAAGCAGGAGCTGGAGTGGGTGCGCTCCAACCCCAAGGGCCGCCAGTCCAAATCCAAGGCGCGTCTCTCGCGCTTCGACGAAATGGCCTCCAGGGAGTATCAGAAGCGCAACGAGACCAACGAGCTCTTCATACCGCCCGGTCCGCGTCTGGGGGATGTAGTGGTCGAGGCGGACAAGATCCGCAAGGGCTTCGGCGACCGGCTGTTGGTCGAGGACATGTCTTTCGACCTGCCCCGCGGCGGCATTGTCGGTGTGATCGGCCCCAACGGGGCCGGCAAGACCACCCTGTTCCGCATGCTGACAGGCGAGGAGAAGCCCGACGGTGGTGAACTGCGTATCGGCGATACAGTAAAACTGGCCTACGTGGATCAGAGTCGCGATGCCCTGGACGCGAAGAAGAGCGTGTGGGAGGAGATCTCCGATGGCCGCGACATCATCACTGTGGGCGATTTCGAGCTTAACTCCCGCGCCTATGCAAGTCGCTTCAATTTCAAGGGTGCCGACCAGCAGAAGCGGGTCGGGGATCTCTCGGGAGGCGAGCGCAACCGGCTGCACCTCGCGAAGCTGCTACAGAGCGGCGGCAACCTGCTGCTGCTGGACGAGCCTACCAATGACCTGGACGTGGAGACCCTGCGGGCCCTGGAAGAGGCGATTCTGGAGTTTCCGGGCTGCGTCGTGGTGATTTCGCACGACCGCTGGTTCCTCGATCGCGTCGCCACCCATATTCTCGCCTTCGAGGGCGACTCCCAGGTAACCTGGTTCGAGGGCAACTATGCCGACTATGAGGCCGATCGCAAACGCCGCCTCGGTGACGAAGCCGCCAACCCGCACCGCATCAAATACAAGCCCCTGAAGGTCTGA
- a CDS encoding TrpB-like pyridoxal phosphate-dependent enzyme, with the protein MSDTKILLDENEIPTHWYNVIADMPNPPAAVLGPDGNPVTPDALTAIFPMSVVEQEVSTERWIPIPEKVREIYRLWRPSPLYRARRLEEALGTPAKIYYKNEGVSPAGSHKPNSAIAQAFYNKEAGINRLVTETGAGQWGSSLALAGQMFNMEVRIYMVKVSYDQKPFRRSMMQTWGAEVFPSPTDMTESGRKALATDPDNPGSLGIAISEAVEEAASRKDTNYALGSVLNHVILHQTVIGLEAKKQFEKAGDYPDMIFAPCGGGSNFAGVAFPFLADKAAGKDISLVAVEPASCPTLTRGHYAYDFGDSVGLTPLMKMYTLGHDFMPPGIHAGGLRYHGDNVLVSQLYDEGIIDAIAVPQLATFEAGVQFARTEGIIPAPESNHAIRACIDEALRCKESGEAKTLFFNLSGHGHFDMASYDKYFSGDLEDYEYPEAAIHEALDHLPKVR; encoded by the coding sequence GTGTCCGATACCAAGATCCTGCTCGACGAAAACGAAATCCCGACCCACTGGTACAACGTCATCGCCGATATGCCCAACCCGCCGGCAGCAGTCCTGGGGCCGGACGGGAATCCGGTTACACCGGACGCGCTGACGGCGATCTTCCCGATGTCCGTCGTCGAACAGGAGGTATCAACCGAGCGCTGGATCCCGATCCCCGAGAAGGTCCGCGAGATCTATCGCCTGTGGCGGCCCTCGCCGCTCTACCGGGCACGGCGCCTTGAAGAGGCCCTCGGCACTCCGGCGAAGATCTATTACAAGAATGAGGGCGTCAGCCCTGCCGGATCCCACAAACCGAATTCGGCCATCGCCCAGGCGTTCTACAACAAGGAAGCGGGAATCAACCGCCTGGTAACCGAAACCGGTGCCGGGCAGTGGGGTTCTTCCCTGGCTCTCGCCGGACAGATGTTCAATATGGAAGTGCGCATCTACATGGTGAAGGTCAGTTACGATCAGAAGCCGTTCCGCCGTTCCATGATGCAGACCTGGGGTGCCGAGGTCTTCCCCAGCCCCACCGACATGACCGAATCGGGCCGCAAAGCCCTGGCCACTGATCCCGACAATCCCGGCTCACTGGGCATTGCCATCTCTGAAGCGGTCGAGGAGGCAGCCTCCCGCAAGGACACCAACTACGCGCTCGGCTCGGTGCTAAACCACGTCATCCTGCACCAGACCGTCATCGGCCTGGAAGCCAAAAAACAGTTCGAGAAGGCAGGTGATTACCCGGACATGATCTTTGCCCCTTGCGGCGGCGGATCCAATTTCGCCGGGGTCGCCTTCCCGTTTCTTGCCGACAAGGCGGCAGGCAAAGATATCAGCCTGGTGGCGGTCGAACCCGCTTCCTGTCCCACCCTGACCCGCGGCCACTACGCCTATGATTTTGGCGATTCGGTGGGCCTGACGCCGCTGATGAAGATGTATACCCTGGGGCACGACTTCATGCCCCCGGGCATCCACGCCGGAGGACTGCGCTATCACGGCGACAATGTGCTGGTTTCACAGCTATACGACGAAGGCATCATCGATGCGATCGCCGTTCCGCAGCTGGCGACCTTTGAAGCCGGTGTTCAGTTCGCACGCACCGAGGGCATTATTCCCGCCCCGGAATCCAACCATGCCATCCGCGCCTGCATCGACGAGGCCCTGCGCTGCAAGGAGAGCGGGGAGGCCAAAACGCTGTTCTTCAATCTCTCCGGACACGGCCACTTCGATATGGCCTCGTACGACAAATACTTCAGCGGCGATCTGGAAGACTACGAGTACCCCGAAGCGGCCATCCATGAGGCACTCGACCACCTGCCGAAAGTGAGGTGA